In Musa acuminata AAA Group cultivar baxijiao chromosome BXJ3-11, Cavendish_Baxijiao_AAA, whole genome shotgun sequence, one DNA window encodes the following:
- the LOC135582534 gene encoding bidirectional sugar transporter SWEET1-like isoform X1 — protein MEVVRFVFGIFGNATALFLFLSPLVTFQRIIRKRSTEDFSGVPYNMTLLNCLLSAWYGLPFVSPNNLLVSTINGAGSVIEAVYVLIFLVFAPKKERARVAALFTFVLSVFAVIALVSLLALRGQRRKIFCGFAAAIFSICMYASPLSIMVRSLDHLPLLGLHEVPVRDGSIWASQSNLRAEIGDQDQKRGVHAVSAVLVRVLVRDIMVRLWLTGWGSIRHGAEWMWERAGSHPADPVCNLQESHHHRRGLGDERPGTQAAGG, from the exons ATGGAAGTTGTGCGCTTCGTATTTGGCATCTTCG GTAACGCCActgctctcttcctcttcctgTCTCCACT CGTCACGTTTCAGCGGATCATCCGGAAGAGATCGACCGAGGATTTCTCAGGCGTTCCCTACAACATGACCCTTCTCAACTGCCTCCTCTCCGCCTG GTACGGTTTGCCGTTTGTGTCGCCGAACAACCTCCTGGTGTCGACGATCAACGGCGCCGGCTCAGTCATAGAGGCGGTGTACGTGTTGATCTTCCTCGTATTTGCGCCGAAGAAGGAGAGGGCTCGCGTGGCGGCATTGTTCACGTTCGTGCTCTCCGTCTTCGCCGTCATTGCCCTCGTCTCCCTGCTTGCTCTCCGAGGCCAGCGCCGTAAGATCTTCTGCGGCTTCGCCGCTGCCATCTTCTCCATATGCATGTACGCCTCGCCTCTTTCCATCATGGTAAGAAGCCTGGATCATCTGCCACTGCTCGGGTTACACGAAGTTCCCGTACGTGATGGTTCCATTTGGGCATCTCAATCTAATTTACGTGCAGAGATTGGTGATCAAGACCAAAAGCGTGGAGTACATGCCGTTTCTGCTGTCCTTGTTCGTGTTCTTGTGCGGGACATCATGGTTCGTCTATGGCTTACTGGGTGGGGATCCATTCGTCACG GTGCCGAATGGATGTGGGAGCGCGCTGGGAGCCATCCAGCTGATCCTGTATGCAATCTACAGGAATCACACCACCACCGACGGGGGCTCGGAGATGAACGGCCAGGGACACAAGCGGCTGGAGGATGA
- the LOC135582534 gene encoding bidirectional sugar transporter SWEET1a-like isoform X3 yields the protein MEVVRFVFGIFGNATALFLFLSPLVTFQRIIRKRSTEDFSGVPYNMTLLNCLLSAWYGLPFVSPNNLLVSTINGAGSVIEAVYVLIFLVFAPKKERARVAALFTFVLSVFAVIALVSLLALRGQRRKIFCGFAAAIFSICMYASPLSIMTKSVEYMPFLLSLFVFLCGTSWFVYGLLGGDPFVTVPNGCGSALGAIQLILYAIYRNHTTTDGGSEMNGQGHKRLEDDSRATEKKPDHQPIADKV from the exons ATGGAAGTTGTGCGCTTCGTATTTGGCATCTTCG GTAACGCCActgctctcttcctcttcctgTCTCCACT CGTCACGTTTCAGCGGATCATCCGGAAGAGATCGACCGAGGATTTCTCAGGCGTTCCCTACAACATGACCCTTCTCAACTGCCTCCTCTCCGCCTG GTACGGTTTGCCGTTTGTGTCGCCGAACAACCTCCTGGTGTCGACGATCAACGGCGCCGGCTCAGTCATAGAGGCGGTGTACGTGTTGATCTTCCTCGTATTTGCGCCGAAGAAGGAGAGGGCTCGCGTGGCGGCATTGTTCACGTTCGTGCTCTCCGTCTTCGCCGTCATTGCCCTCGTCTCCCTGCTTGCTCTCCGAGGCCAGCGCCGTAAGATCTTCTGCGGCTTCGCCGCTGCCATCTTCTCCATATGCATGTACGCCTCGCCTCTTTCCATCATG ACCAAAAGCGTGGAGTACATGCCGTTTCTGCTGTCCTTGTTCGTGTTCTTGTGCGGGACATCATGGTTCGTCTATGGCTTACTGGGTGGGGATCCATTCGTCACG GTGCCGAATGGATGTGGGAGCGCGCTGGGAGCCATCCAGCTGATCCTGTATGCAATCTACAGGAATCACACCACCACCGACGGGGGCTCGGAGATGAACGGCCAGGGACACAAGCGGCTGGAGGATGACTCTCGAGCAACGGAGAAGAAGCCTGATCACCAACCGATAGCAGACAAGGTGTAG
- the LOC135582534 gene encoding bidirectional sugar transporter SWEET1a-like isoform X2 yields the protein MEVVRFVFGIFGNATALFLFLSPLVTFQRIIRKRSTEDFSGVPYNMTLLNCLLSAWYGLPFVSPNNLLVSTINGAGSVIEAVYVLIFLVFAPKKERARVAALFTFVLSVFAVIALVSLLALRGQRRKIFCGFAAAIFSICMYASPLSIMRLVIKTKSVEYMPFLLSLFVFLCGTSWFVYGLLGGDPFVTVPNGCGSALGAIQLILYAIYRNHTTTDGGSEMNGQGHKRLEDDSRATEKKPDHQPIADKV from the exons ATGGAAGTTGTGCGCTTCGTATTTGGCATCTTCG GTAACGCCActgctctcttcctcttcctgTCTCCACT CGTCACGTTTCAGCGGATCATCCGGAAGAGATCGACCGAGGATTTCTCAGGCGTTCCCTACAACATGACCCTTCTCAACTGCCTCCTCTCCGCCTG GTACGGTTTGCCGTTTGTGTCGCCGAACAACCTCCTGGTGTCGACGATCAACGGCGCCGGCTCAGTCATAGAGGCGGTGTACGTGTTGATCTTCCTCGTATTTGCGCCGAAGAAGGAGAGGGCTCGCGTGGCGGCATTGTTCACGTTCGTGCTCTCCGTCTTCGCCGTCATTGCCCTCGTCTCCCTGCTTGCTCTCCGAGGCCAGCGCCGTAAGATCTTCTGCGGCTTCGCCGCTGCCATCTTCTCCATATGCATGTACGCCTCGCCTCTTTCCATCATG AGATTGGTGATCAAGACCAAAAGCGTGGAGTACATGCCGTTTCTGCTGTCCTTGTTCGTGTTCTTGTGCGGGACATCATGGTTCGTCTATGGCTTACTGGGTGGGGATCCATTCGTCACG GTGCCGAATGGATGTGGGAGCGCGCTGGGAGCCATCCAGCTGATCCTGTATGCAATCTACAGGAATCACACCACCACCGACGGGGGCTCGGAGATGAACGGCCAGGGACACAAGCGGCTGGAGGATGACTCTCGAGCAACGGAGAAGAAGCCTGATCACCAACCGATAGCAGACAAGGTGTAG